A section of the Ciceribacter thiooxidans genome encodes:
- a CDS encoding DUF1150 family protein, whose translation MLLKEATARLTQSELAHLGTGEVGYIRKMRFEEISHCFPEAPEVDPRLDLWALFGADGTPILLTDNRSSTFYKAAEDELQTVSLH comes from the coding sequence ATGTTACTGAAAGAAGCAACCGCACGACTGACGCAATCCGAACTGGCGCATCTTGGCACAGGCGAAGTCGGCTATATCCGGAAAATGCGCTTCGAGGAGATCTCGCATTGCTTTCCCGAGGCTCCCGAGGTCGATCCCAGACTCGATCTCTGGGCGTTATTCGGCGCTGACGGCACCCCGATTCTTCTCACAGACAACCGGTCCAGCACTTTCTACAAGGCCGCAGAAGACGAGCTTCAGACCGTCAGCCTGCACTGA
- the trmB gene encoding tRNA (guanine(46)-N(7))-methyltransferase TrmB gives MTSSERRSRATEAFFGRRKGKPLREQQLERMSNLLPALRVDLSAPPPERLEELFPVPVERLRLEIGFGGGEHLVHRATETPSTGFIGVEPFVNSMAKLLAEVEARGLRNIRLYDDDATALLDWLPDACLDQIDLLYPDPWPKKKHWKRRFVSQANLARFHRVLKPGGLFCFASDIDTYVNWTLIHCHDHGGFEWTARNAVDWKTPFAGWPGTRYEAKARREGRGSAYLTFRKV, from the coding sequence ATGACCTCCTCCGAACGCCGCAGCAGGGCGACCGAAGCATTCTTCGGTCGTCGAAAGGGAAAACCCCTTCGGGAGCAACAGCTCGAACGCATGAGCAACTTGCTCCCCGCGCTGCGGGTCGATCTTTCTGCACCGCCGCCCGAGAGACTTGAAGAGCTCTTTCCCGTCCCAGTCGAGAGGCTGCGACTGGAGATCGGCTTCGGCGGTGGAGAGCACCTTGTACATCGCGCGACCGAAACGCCGTCCACCGGCTTCATCGGCGTCGAACCCTTCGTCAATTCGATGGCGAAACTGTTGGCTGAGGTGGAAGCCAGAGGGCTCCGCAACATTCGTCTTTATGACGACGATGCAACCGCGCTTCTCGACTGGCTCCCTGATGCCTGCCTGGACCAGATCGATCTTCTCTATCCCGATCCGTGGCCCAAGAAGAAACACTGGAAGCGGCGGTTTGTATCGCAGGCCAATCTGGCGCGCTTTCACCGTGTGCTGAAGCCCGGCGGGCTTTTCTGCTTCGCCTCGGATATCGATACTTATGTGAACTGGACGCTCATCCACTGCCACGACCACGGCGGGTTCGAATGGACAGCGAGAAACGCAGTGGACTGGAAGACGCCGTTTGCCGGATGGCCGGGCACGCGCTACGAAGCAAAGGCCCGGCGTGAGGGCCGAGGCTCGGCCTATCTCACCTTCCGCAAAGTATGA
- the metK gene encoding methionine adenosyltransferase codes for MRANYLFTSESVSEGHPDKVCDRISDEIVDLVYREAAKTGVDPWGVRIACETLATTNRVVIAGEVRLPPSLMKKDKNGNEVINPSKFKSAARKAIRDIGYEQDGFHWKTVKIDVLLHFQSAHIAQGVDKAADHANSEGAGDQGIMFGYACRETPDLMPAPIYYSHRILQLLAAARKKGEGEAAKLGPDAKSQVTVRYVDGKPSEIVSIVLSTQHLDESWDSTKVRSVVEPYIREAVGDLKIADDCNWYVNPTGKFVIGGPDGDAGLTGRKIIVDTYGGAAPHGGGAFSGKDTTKVDRSAAYAARYLAKNVVAAGLADRCTIQLSYAIGIAQPLSVYVDLHGTGKVSEEQVEAAIRKVMDLSPSGIRRHLDLNKPIYAKTAAYGHFGRKPGRDGSFSWERLDLVKPLKDAVKA; via the coding sequence ATGCGCGCTAATTATCTTTTCACGAGTGAATCCGTTTCCGAAGGTCACCCGGACAAGGTCTGCGACCGAATTTCCGATGAAATCGTTGACTTGGTGTACCGGGAAGCGGCGAAGACTGGCGTGGATCCCTGGGGAGTGCGCATCGCTTGCGAAACCCTTGCGACCACCAATCGTGTCGTCATTGCCGGCGAGGTCCGGCTGCCGCCGAGCCTTATGAAGAAGGACAAGAACGGCAACGAAGTCATCAATCCCTCGAAATTCAAGTCCGCGGCCCGCAAGGCGATCCGCGATATCGGCTACGAGCAGGACGGCTTCCACTGGAAGACGGTGAAGATCGACGTCCTCCTGCACTTCCAGTCCGCCCATATTGCGCAGGGCGTCGACAAGGCGGCCGACCACGCAAACAGCGAGGGTGCTGGCGACCAGGGCATCATGTTCGGCTATGCCTGCCGCGAGACCCCGGACCTCATGCCGGCGCCGATCTATTATTCCCACCGCATCCTGCAACTGCTCGCCGCTGCCCGCAAGAAGGGCGAGGGCGAGGCGGCCAAGCTCGGTCCCGATGCCAAGAGCCAGGTCACCGTTCGCTACGTCGACGGTAAACCCTCCGAGATCGTCTCTATCGTGCTGTCGACGCAGCACCTCGACGAGAGCTGGGACTCCACCAAGGTGCGCTCGGTCGTGGAGCCCTATATCCGCGAAGCGGTTGGCGACCTCAAGATCGCCGACGACTGCAACTGGTACGTAAACCCGACCGGCAAGTTCGTCATCGGCGGCCCGGACGGCGACGCAGGCCTCACCGGCCGCAAGATCATCGTCGATACCTACGGCGGAGCTGCCCCTCATGGCGGCGGTGCCTTCTCCGGCAAGGACACGACCAAGGTTGATCGCTCCGCTGCCTATGCCGCGCGCTATCTCGCAAAGAACGTCGTGGCCGCCGGCCTCGCCGACCGTTGCACGATCCAGCTTTCCTATGCGATCGGCATCGCCCAGCCCCTGTCTGTCTATGTCGACCTTCACGGTACCGGAAAGGTCAGCGAGGAACAGGTCGAGGCGGCGATCCGCAAGGTTATGGACCTTTCGCCGTCGGGCATCCGCCGGCACCTCGACCTCAACAAGCCGATCTATGCAAAAACGGCTGCCTATGGTCACTTCGGGCGCAAGCCGGGCCGTGATGGCTCCTTCTCCTGGGAACGTCTTGATCTGGTGAAGCCGCTCAAGGACGCCGTGAAAGCCTGA
- a CDS encoding helix-turn-helix domain-containing protein, protein MIENKKKPNPIDIHVGSRIRLRRTMLGMSQEKLGESLGITFQQIQKYEKGTNRVGASRLQNISSILNVPVSFFFEDAPGEQGNAAAGMAEASSSNYVVDFLSSSEGLQLNRAFVKIADPKVRRKIVDLVKALAAEADGE, encoded by the coding sequence ATGATCGAGAATAAGAAGAAGCCCAATCCGATAGACATTCACGTCGGAAGCCGGATTCGTCTTCGCAGAACCATGCTTGGGATGAGCCAGGAAAAGCTGGGCGAGAGCCTCGGCATCACCTTCCAGCAGATCCAGAAATACGAGAAGGGCACGAACCGCGTCGGTGCCAGCCGTCTGCAGAATATTTCGAGCATCCTGAACGTGCCGGTTTCCTTCTTCTTCGAGGATGCACCGGGTGAACAGGGGAATGCCGCCGCCGGCATGGCCGAAGCGTCGAGCTCCAACTACGTCGTCGATTTTCTCTCCTCGTCGGAGGGGCTGCAGCTCAATCGTGCTTTCGTGAAGATTGCCGACCCGAAGGTTCGCCGCAAGATCGTCGACCTCGTCAAGGCGCTGGCTGCCGAAGCTGACGGCGAATAA